Proteins from a genomic interval of Piscinibacter sp. HJYY11:
- the xylB gene encoding xylulokinase produces MYLGIDLGTSEVKLVLLDTGGAVVAQAGVKLGILRPHPGWSEQAPADWWAATQTAVTRLRQLAPQAWGSVRAIGLSGQMHGAVLLDAIGEVLRPAILWNDVRSAPQCEGLTRALPSLPQIAGNLAMPGFTAPKLAWVREHEPAVFERVAKVLLPKDYLRWRMTGAFVSEMSDAAGTLWLDVAKRAWSDELLAATGLTRAHMPELVEGSAVSARLSPEVASAWGLSTSVLVAGGGGDNAASAVGIGAVKPGDGFLSLGTSGVLFVVNDRFRPNPASAVHAFCHALPGRWHQMAVMLSAASCLHWVTQLVGAENEASLLARTETLTDAERDAAPLFLPYLSGERTPHNDANARGVFFGMTHDTDARALAHAVLEGVAFGLRDGLDALRAAGTDVRSLALVGGGARSAMWAQLHADVLGVEVHTVEGGEAGGALGAARLAWLADGGSEAEVCRPPAMRQSFMPRTSRTAALAARHQRFRGLYAATRELFAQA; encoded by the coding sequence ATGTACCTCGGCATCGACCTCGGCACTTCGGAAGTCAAGCTTGTCCTGCTCGACACCGGCGGCGCGGTGGTGGCGCAGGCTGGCGTCAAGCTCGGCATCTTGCGACCCCACCCCGGCTGGAGCGAGCAGGCGCCGGCTGATTGGTGGGCCGCCACGCAGACGGCCGTGACGCGGCTGCGCCAGCTCGCGCCACAGGCGTGGGGCAGCGTGCGCGCCATCGGGCTCTCGGGCCAGATGCACGGTGCGGTGCTGCTCGATGCCATCGGAGAAGTGCTGCGCCCGGCCATCCTCTGGAACGACGTGCGGTCTGCGCCGCAGTGTGAGGGCCTCACGAGGGCCCTTCCCAGCCTGCCGCAGATCGCCGGCAACCTGGCGATGCCGGGCTTCACCGCACCCAAGCTCGCGTGGGTGCGCGAGCACGAGCCGGCCGTCTTCGAGCGGGTGGCCAAGGTGCTGCTGCCCAAGGACTACCTGCGCTGGCGCATGACGGGTGCCTTCGTGAGCGAGATGTCGGACGCGGCGGGCACGCTGTGGCTCGACGTGGCGAAGCGGGCGTGGTCCGACGAGCTGCTCGCCGCGACCGGCCTCACGCGTGCGCACATGCCCGAGCTGGTGGAAGGCAGCGCCGTGTCGGCCCGCCTCTCGCCCGAGGTGGCGAGCGCGTGGGGGCTGTCCACCTCGGTCCTCGTGGCCGGCGGCGGTGGTGACAACGCCGCGAGCGCGGTCGGCATCGGCGCCGTGAAGCCGGGCGACGGGTTCCTGTCGCTCGGCACGAGCGGCGTGCTCTTCGTCGTCAACGACCGCTTCCGTCCAAACCCGGCCTCGGCCGTGCACGCCTTCTGCCATGCCTTGCCCGGGCGCTGGCACCAGATGGCGGTGATGCTGTCGGCGGCCTCGTGCCTGCACTGGGTCACGCAGCTCGTCGGCGCCGAGAACGAGGCCTCGCTGCTGGCGCGCACCGAGACGCTCACCGACGCCGAGCGAGACGCGGCGCCTCTCTTCCTGCCCTATCTCTCGGGTGAACGCACGCCGCACAACGATGCCAACGCACGTGGCGTGTTCTTCGGCATGACGCACGACACCGATGCACGCGCCCTCGCCCATGCCGTGCTCGAAGGCGTGGCCTTCGGCCTGCGCGACGGGCTCGACGCCCTGCGTGCGGCCGGCACCGACGTGCGCTCGCTCGCGCTCGTGGGCGGCGGCGCCCGCAGCGCGATGTGGGCCCAGCTCCATGCCGACGTGCTGGGCGTCGAGGTGCACACCGTCGAGGGCGGAGAGGCCGGCGGCGCGCTCGGCGCGGCACGGCTCGCATGGCTGGCCGACGGCGGGAGCGAAGCCGAGGTCTGCCGCCCGCCCGCAATGCGCCAGAGCTTCATGCCGCGCACTTCGCGCACCGCCGCGCTCGCCGCGCGGCACCAACGATTCCGCGGCCTCTATGCCGCAACCCGCGAGCTCTTCGCTCAGGCCTGA